The Ischnura elegans chromosome 1, ioIscEleg1.1, whole genome shotgun sequence genome contains a region encoding:
- the LOC124163324 gene encoding transcription elongation factor SPT6: MADFLDSEAEESEEEAELDNYEKKKLKKMRAMDSDDDEDDEEDDEEKIREELKDLIDDNPIEESDGDDSDVSGGSKKRKKGSDDEDDFDDRLEDEDYDLIEENLGVKVERRKRFKRLKRFQDEESDEEKGEEKEDERDAIANELFEGSDHEREDMDEERASERGIRTDPERFDEEGSEGEYSETDDFIVDDDGRPITEKRRRRKVTCSNAALQEAQDIFGVDFDYDEFEKYDDEYEEEDEEEEDEYIDDDEGEDAPRRRRPKKAVQRKTTKTSIFEIYEPSELKRGHFTDLDHEIRVTDIPERMQLREVPVTSVPEGSDELDEEAEWIYKQAFCRPSISSQDGPRGNDNQERLKKGPLTIGKIKKALDFMRNQHFEVPFIAFYRKEYVQPELNINDLWKVYKYDEKWCQLRSRKNNLLKLFEKMRNYQLDQLMKTPDAPIADNVRVMKDEDIDRLKSVQTVEELKDVYTHFLLYYSHDFPAMQEAWRLKQKQAAEERKNQEDGEEDEEDGEEEEEEEEEQEGDEEGGDVLESETLKRAVRSGPYTICRKAGLDGLAKKFGLSPEQFAENLRDNYQRHEVEQDPVEPSDVAREYATPQFSTPDDVLRAAKFMVATQLSREPLVRKCVRETFFERAKISVRPTKKGMKEIDESHPCYSMKYVKNKPVRDLSGDQFLKLTLAEEDKLIEMTISEQIDGITSSSYIDEVKQLYYRDEFSKNVQEWNALRVECVELALTQLLLPVLRKELQARLLAEARDSVLRSCCRKLYNWLKVAPYAVEFPDEDEEEWDTGKGGTQTRVMAVAYVPDLSQAAFACLVTPDRDCSDYLRLPHLLKRKDTWREDQKAQKEADLNALRNFISSKKPHVICVGGESREAMMVAADLREIVSLLVEDEQFPLISVEICDNELAKIYANSIKGENDFRDYPMLLRQAISIARRMQDPLMEFSQLCTPDEEILCLRYHPLQEHIPKEELLEALSLEFVNRTNEVGVDINVAVQLPYTSYLVQFVCGLGPRKGQALLKVLKQTNQRLENRPQLITAYHMGPKVFINCAGFIKIDTNSLGDSTEAYVEVLDGSRVHPETYEWARKMAVDALEYDDGDANPAGALEEILEAPERLKDLDLDAFAEELERQGFGNKSICLYDIRAELNHMYKDLRSPYQSPNPEQLFDMLTKETPETFFIGKLIMATVVGITHKKPQGDQLDQANPVRNDETGLWQCPFCLKNDFPELSEVWNHFDAGACPGQATGVRLRLDNGVSGYIPVKNLSDKHVTNPEERVTWGQTIHCRITKIEVERFSIECTSKSSDLADKNNDWRPPKDPFYDNEAEEKDQKSLEDANKMKQRLTYIKRVIVHPSFHNISYKEAETIMEQMDQGEVIVRPSSKGADHLTVTWKVTDGIYQHVDVREEGKENAFSLGQSLWIGNDEFEDLDEIIARYVNPMAAHARDVLSFRYYRETDGGNREKAEEYLKDEKRKNMSKIHYLISASKEYPGKFLLSYLPRVKVRHEYVTVTPEGFRLRQQIFDSLGSLFRWFKEHFRDPIPGTPSTPRGGTTVGGGSTGRPTPYMNTPNISIANMNPETIQRVAQNLPSHMLHTLSQAASHTPHYPHTPGGGTAGYSSAYGTYANTPYTPSGQTPFMTPYQTPHGSSQTPRYGQQTPSHHAVIGGGLTPNSSGTPFLHPGAVTPGHRTPSHRTPHHHGMHQTPSYVSQPATPQPRSQPISSEPTDWRKAAEAWARLKQREGGWANTISPSGSVTPRQDANRSTPRSTSGGSTPRYEDGRKTPRGSSRPGMPLTPSAMAGYQSVPGSQKSPRGSATPRSTPGGRESARSTPHTNTSPRSMVESSIGGDATPLYDEN; the protein is encoded by the exons GATGAGGAAAGAGCATCTGAAAGGGGTATAAGGACTGACCCTGAACGTTTTGATGAAGAAGGCTCTGAAGGGGAATATTCAGAGACAGATGACTTTATTGTGGATGATGATGGAAGGCCCATCACAGAAAAGCGACGACGACGGAAAGTTACGTGTTCCAATGC GGCATTGCAAGAAGCTCAAGATATTTTTGGTGTTGATTTTGACTATGATGAATTTGAAAAGTATGATGATGAGTATGAAGAGGAAGATGAAGAAGAGGAAGATGAATACATAGATGATGATGAAGGAGAAGATGCTCCCAGAAG GAGACGACCGAAGAAAGCTGTGCAGAGGAAAACCACGAAGACATCCATCTTTGAGATTTATGAGCCCAGTGAATTGAAACGTGGACATTTTACTGACCTTgatcatgag aTTCGTGTGACAGACATTCCAGAGAGAATGCAGTTGAGAGAAGTACCTGTGACATCAGTTCCCGAGGGCTCAGATGAACTTGACGAAGAGGCAGAATGGATTTACAAACAGGCTTTCTGCCGCCCATCAATATCAAGTCAG GATGGACCACGGGGTAATGATAATCAAGAAAGATTAAAGAAAGGCCCTCTCACAATTGGCAAAATCAAAAAAGCATTGGATTTTATGAGAAACCAACATTTTGAAGTGCCATTCATTGCTTTTTACCGGAAAGAATATGTGCAGCCTGAGCTCAATATCAATGACTTATGGAAGGTTTACAAATATGATGAGAag TGGTGTCAACTCCGTTCTCGGAAGAATAACTTGCtgaaattatttgagaaaatgagGAACTATCAACTTGATCAGCTGATGAAGACACCTGATGCTCCAATTGCAGATAATGTTCGAGTGATGAAGGATGAAGATATTGACAG GTTGAAGAGTGTTCAGACTGTTGAAGAATTGAAAGACGTGTACACGCACTTCCTCCTGTACTACTCACACGATTTCCCGGCGATGCAAGAGGCATGGAGGCTCAAGCAGAAGCAGGCAGCTGAGGAAAGGAAGAACC AGGAGGATGGGGAAGAGGACGAGGAagatggggaggaggaggaggaagaagaggaggagcaGGAGGGAGATGAGGAGGGGGGTGATGTCCTCGAGAGCGAGACGCTCAAGAGAGCGGTGAGGAGTGGCCCGTATACCATCTGCAGGAAAGCTGGGCTCG ATGGCTTGGCAAAAAAGTTTGGCCTGTCTCCAGAGCAGTTTGCTGAAAATTTAAGAGATAATTATCAGCGTCATGAAGTGGAACAAGACCCAGTAGAACCATCTGATGTGGCTCGAGAATATGCAACTCC tcaATTTTCAACTCCTGATGATGTGTTAAGAGCAGCCAAGTTTATGGTGGCAACTCAATTGTCTAGGGAACCTCTTGTTAGGAAATGTGTGAGGGAAACATTCTTTGAAAGAGCCAAAATTTCTGTTCGTCCAACTaaaaaaggaatgaaagaaattgaTGAAAGTCATCCCTGTTACAg CATGAAATATGTTAAGAACAAGCCAGTTAGAGACTTATCTGGTGATCAGTTTTTGAAGTTGACATTAGCAGAAGAAGACAAATTGATAGAAATGACAATTAGTGAGCAGATTGATGGAATAACCTCATCATCCTATATTGATGAAGTCAAACAGCTGTATTATCGG GATGAATTCAGCAAGAATGTTCAAGAATGGAATGCACTACGTGTGGAATGTGTGGAGTTGGCCCTCACCCAGTTGCTTCTGCCTGTGCTGCGTAAGGAGTTACAAGCAAGATTGTTGGCCGAGGCACGAGACTCTGTTTTAAGAAGTTGTTGCCGAAAGCTTTATAATTGGTTAAAG GTGGCACCATATGCAGTAGAATTCCCAGATGAAGATGAAGAGGAATGGGACACTGGGAAAGGTGGCACTCAAACACGAGTGATGGCTGTGGCATATGTTCCGGATCTTTCACAGGCTGCATTTGCATGCCTTGTTACTCCAGACAGAGATTGCTCTGATTACCTTAGATTACCTCACCTGTTGAAAAGGAAAGATACCTGGCGGGAGGATCAAAAGGCTCAGAAG GAGGCTGATTTAAATGCTCTGAGGAATTTCATCAGTTCCAAAAAACCTCATGTGATTTGTGTGGGTGGTGAATCACGAGAGGCCATGATGGTTGCAGCAGACTTGAGGGAAATAGTCAGCTTGTTGGTGGAGGATGAGCAGTTTCCTCTGATTTCAGTTGAAATTTGTGATAATGAGCTTGCAAAAATATATGCTAACTCTATTAAAGGAGAG AATGACTTCAGGGACTACCCCATGTTACTCAGGCAAGCAATATCTATAGCAAGAAGAATGCAGGATCCACTGATGGAATTCTCCCAGTTATGCACTCCAGATGAAGAAATTCTGTGTCTTAGGTATCATCCACTCCAG GAGCACATTCCTAAAGAAGAGTTGCTGGAGGCTTTATCACTTGAATTTGTCAACCGAACAAATGAAGTTGGAGTGGATATTAATGTTGCTGTACAATTGCCTTATACTTCTTATTTAGTCCAGTTTGTGTGTGGTTTGGGTCCTCGCAAGGGTCAAGCCTTACTTAAA gTTCTGAAGCAGACCAATCAGAGGCTGGAGAATAGACCTCAGTTGATTACTGCTTACCACATGGGGCCCAAGGTGTTTATTAACTGTGCTGGATTCATCAAAATTGACACCAATTCTTTAGGAGACAG CACGGAAGCATATGTAGAAGTGTTAGATGGATCTCGTGTTCACCCAGAAACATATGAGTGGGCACGTAAGATGGCTGTGGATGCTTTGGAATATGATGATGGTGATGCAAACCCAGCTGGAGCTTTGGAGGAGATATTAGAAGCTCCAGAGAGGCTTAAAGATCTTGACTTAGATGCTTTTGCTgaagaattagaaagacag GGCTTTGGAAACAAAAGCATATGCCTTTATGACATTCGTGCTGAACTGAATCACATGTACAAGGATTTACGAAGTCCATATCAGTCTCCAAATCCTGAGCAATTGTTTGATATGCTGACAAAAGAAACACCTGAAACCTTTTTCATAGGAAAACTAATTATGGCCACAGTTGTTG GAATCACTCACAAGAAGCCTCAGGGAGATCAACTTGATCAAGCCAATCCTGTTAGAAATGATGAGACTGGTCTGTGGCAATGtcctttttgtttaaaaaatgatttcccaGAGCTCtctgag GTGTGGAATCATTTTGATGCTGGCGCTTGCCCTGGTCAAGCAACTGGTGTTCGCCTGAGGTTGGACAATGGTGTTTCAGGTTACATTCCTGTAAAAAATTTAAGTGACAAACACGTAACCAATCCGGAAGAAAGAGTTACCTGGGGTCAAACAATCCATTGTAGAATAACAAAAATTGAGGTGGAGCGGTTTTCCATAGAGTGCACTTCAAAATCCAGTGATTTGGCTGATAAGAACAATGACTGGAG GCCACCAAAAGATCCATTTTATGATAACGAGGCCGAAGAGAAAGATCAGAAATCTTTGGAAGATGCGAACAAAATGAAACAAAGACTGACTTACATCAAGCGTGTGATAGTTCACCCATCATTCCACAACATCTCTTATAAAGAAGCTGAAACGATAATGGAACAGATGGATCAGGGTGAAGTTATTGTGAGACCATCTAGTAAG GGAGCTGATCATTTAACTGTGACATGGAAAGTAACAGATGGTATATATCAGCATGTTGATGtgagggaggaagggaaagaaaatgcaTTTAGTCTTGGACAGTCACTGTGGAtag GGAATGATGAATTTGAAGACTTAGATGAAATAATAGCACGATATGTTAATCCAATGGCTGCCCATGCCCGAGATGTTCTTTCATTCAGGTATTACCGTGAGACTGATGGAGGGAATAGAGAAAAAGCAGAGGAATATCTGaaagatgaaaaaaggaaaaacatgtCCAAAATCCACTATCTTATATCTGCCTCAAAA GAATACCCTGGAAAGTTCCTGCTCTCATATCTACCTCGTGTTAAGGTGCGGCATGAATATGTCACAGTAACTCCTGAAGGATTTAGGTTACGTCAACAGATATTTGACTCCCTGGGATCACTCTTCCGTTGGTTTAAGGAGCATTTCCGGGATCCAATACCTGGCACGCCTAGCACTCCAAGAGGTGGAACAACTGTGGGCGGTGGTTCAACTGGCCGTCCCACTCCATACATGAATACTCCAAACATTTCCATTGCCA ACATGAACCCTGAAACAATTCAAAGGGTGGCACAAAATCTACCTAGTCATATGTTGCACACTTTGTCTCAGGCAGCCAGCCATACACCTCACTACCCTCACACCCCTGGAGGTGGAACAGCTGGCTACAGCAGTGCATATGGTACCTATGCAAATACT ccGTATACACCCTCTGGTCAAACTCCATTCATGACTCCATATCAGACTCCTCATGGGAGCTCTCAGACGCCTCGTTATGGCCAGCAAACACCAAGTCACCATGCAGTCATAGGAGGTGGGCTGACTCCCAACAGTTCTGGTACACCCTTCCTTCATCCAGGAGCAGTCACTCCGGGACACCGCACTCCATCGCATCGTACTCCTCATCATCATGGGATGCATCAGACTCCATCATATGTCAGCCAGCCAGCCACACCTCAGCCCAG ATCGCAGCCAATCTCGTCAGAGCCCACTGACTGGAGGAAAGCAGCTGAGGCATGGGCAAGGTTGAAGCAGAGAGAAGGAGGCTGGGCCAATACTATTTCACCAAGTGGGTCTGTCACACCACGTCAGGATGCAAATCGCTCCACTCCAAGATCTACCAG TGGTGGAAGCACTCCACGTTACGAAGATGGAAGGAAAACTCCACGAGGCTCCAGTAGACCGGGCATGCCTCTCACACCATCAGCCATGGCAGGTTATCAATCTGTACCTGGGTCTCAGAAATCACCAAGGGGCAGTGCAACTCCTCGATCAACACCTGGTGGGAGGGAAAGTGCAAGATCCACACCCCACACAAATACCAGCCCTCGCTCAATGGTTGAGAGTTCTATTGGAGGAGATGCCACACCCCTGTATGATGAAAATTAG